GATGAAAATGTGATATATTTCAGCTATGACACTCCGACCTTCCAAAAATGCTGCTACATCAGTATCGGATCCTCAAAAACTGCATAgattttggaggatccgacacacacCAGATGTcatttttgaagagtttgagCAACATAGCATTCAGTGTAGCTTATTTTATGGCCCTTTTTTGCGTTCATTGTCATGTTTGATAATCagttatacaaaaaaaaatcattgaaattGTGCAGGTTTCAAAAAGGAACAAGTGAGGGTTCAACTGACCAAAACAGGAATTCTGAAGATCAGTGGACAAAGGCCAGTTGCTGGACAGAACAAATGGCTTAGGTTCCAAAAGGACTTTCCTGTCTCAGAAAATTGTGACAAGACGAAAATCAGTGCAAAGTTTGAAAATGGCATTCTTTATGTCAAACAACCAAAGCTGATAACTTCATCAGAGAAAAAAGGTCAAGAACTGCCAAGCTCTGATGCTCAACAGCCCAAGAAACCAGCGGAAGAGCCACAACCAACGCCTCAGAAGAAAGacgaaaaacaaacaaaagacgAAAAAACACCAACAGCAACAGAAGAATTGCCTAAACAGCAGACTAATGCTGACAAGCCACAAAAAGAAGAACCAAACACAAAAGAGGCTAAAGATTTTGCGGAAAAAACACCTGTTAATCAGAAAACCGTTGCAAGTAACACAGTCAAAGATGGAAATAGACCGAGTTATGAGAGTAAACTTGAAAATGATTCAAACATAGGAGCTGCAGCTGTTCTAGCTGAGAAGCTGAAGATGCCAAGAAAAGTGATGAACATGACTCTGATTGCTCTTTTGGTTCTTGGGGTTGGCCTATATATCAGCAATATGATGAAGTCCAACAATTACCAAGCTGAAGAATGATGTGTTTCACCCAGtaatgaa
The DNA window shown above is from Capsicum annuum cultivar UCD-10X-F1 unplaced genomic scaffold, UCD10Xv1.1 ctg29825, whole genome shotgun sequence and carries:
- the LOC107848440 gene encoding inactive protein RESTRICTED TEV MOVEMENT 2 (The sequence of the model RefSeq protein was modified relative to this genomic sequence to represent the inferred CDS: added 109 bases not found in genome assembly), which translates into the protein MDSKGVATPTQVYEDFVPTTELVQELDSDTLLLDLTGFKKEQVRVQLTKTGILKISGQRPVAGQNKWLRFQKDFPVSENCDKTKISAKFENGILYVKQPKLITSSEKKGQELPSSDAQQPKKPAEEPQPTPQKKDEKQTKDEKTPTATEELPKQQTNADKPQKEEPNTKEAKDFAEKTPVNQKTVASNTVKDGNRPSYESKLENDSNIGAAAVLAEKLKMPRKVMNMTLIALLVLGVGLYISNMMKSNNYQAEE